A region of the Lepidochelys kempii isolate rLepKem1 chromosome 24, rLepKem1.hap2, whole genome shotgun sequence genome:
TTCCTGGCAGCTCTGCAGCATCAAGACTCAAGAGGGAATGTGAAGATCTTGGGGGCCCCTGCCTGCAGGACTTGGGTGCCATGGATCCATCCAGGGGGGTTTTGCTGAGGAAATCTGCTGGCTGCCACAGCCAGGAAATCCTGGGCCCTACGGTTAGAAGGATTCCGTCACCGGCCTGACTGGGAATCAGAGagatgcagggctgggagggaccttggAGGGcagctagtccagccccctgcgctgaggtgGGACCAAGTAACCCTAGAGCAGCCCTGATAGGGGTTTGTCTAGCCTGGGCTTAGAAATCTCCAGTGGCggggatcccacaacctcccttggacgCAGAGTCCAGAGCTGAACTCCCCTGGGAGCTAGCAAGTGGTTACTAATATCTATCCttcctctccctggctgcaggtTAAGCCCAGTGCTGCTTCTCCTGCCTCCGGCCACAGAGAACaactatccccagcctctctgtgGCAGCCCTGCATGCGGCTGAACTGTTCTCAGGTCCCCGCTCAGTTGTCttgtctcaagactaaacatgcccaggcttttaaccttttctcccaggtcaggttttctaacccttagatcagttttgctgctgctgtctggACTCACCGCAACGTGTCCCCATCTTTCCCAAAGTGCCACACCCAGACCTGGACCTAGAACTCCTGCCAAGGCCTCACCAGGGCCAAGCAGTGTGGGCCAGCGACCTCCTGTGTCTCACATCCGACATACCCATTAACACAGCCCAGAACGAGCTTGGCCTGCTTTGCAGCTgcatccccctgctgcccccttacATTAGTGATATGCTCCCCCCAGCAGCCTGTTCCACAGTATGTCCCGCTCATCAGTTACTGCCTGGTTTGGAGGTGTGATTtctccttcctaagtgaagtactttgcactttattCGCCAAgccggagggggcgggggggggactgGAGCTTCCCATAATGACACCATACACAGATGTATTTCTCTCTAATATTAGGGATCTCAATCCACATAAATATCTGACCATagggggaaggtgtgtgtgtctaTAGCAGACCCCTGACACTACCCCGCTAGACTCTCTCTCTTGTGATCCTTCCCCAATGTGATCTCTGACTCACATCGCTTCTGTTTTATCCACGCTGCCACTTCTGATTCCTCTACAGTCTCCCTATTACTGCTGTACAACTAGGCTTGGCAGGATTAGATTATTATCGGTAAACGGGGGTGTCACTGCAGACAcactgacaaaaaatatttccatccacGATAATCAGTTTACAGGCAGACTATCCCTGAATAGTGAAAACAGGGACAAATTGGAAATTTAAATTGATGAACATAGAGAATGGTGAAACCCCTAAGCTCATGCAACCGGAAAAATGTAAATCAaaaatctgaattaaaaaaagCTTAAAAGAAACTGATCTTATCCATCAAaatcataaaacaaaaataaactcctATCAAGTGCGGGTACAATGCTACCCCCAACGCTTACCTTTACTTCCATCATTTCTGAACACCCTGTACCCTTCAACTCCTGTTCTGTCACGAGGGCTGGGCCCTGGGGTTCTGCTGGTCCTAAGCAAGCCGGAAGAATCAGATTCTGATTTTTGATCATTTTGGCAGATAATATTAGGGTttagttttaagcatttttaaagatttttagcaacttaaattttcacagtggcacaaaattatggggtttaagcCTCCCCACCCATTTCTATTGATTTAAATAGTCACAGTTGTGAGAAATTGGGGGGGGATGTCACACAATGGGAGGATCAGACTATTGTTTAATGACAGCGCCAGCTTTAACCCCGTTCCAACACCCCGGGGAACATCCCCAGCCAAAACACACCCGTATGTCACCTGAGCTCCACTTGAGCCACTTGCATTTTCATTATGCTGCCGAGCTGTAGCAGGCAATTCTCAAGGATGGAGACACTTGGGCGCCAGCCATAGTGAAATCCACGTTTACCTCAGATAATCAAACCCCTGCCAGTCTATATCCAGCGTCACGGCCTGCCCCAGTTCCCTTCTGGCAGCTCTCCCAGTTCCCAGGCTTCAGCATGGCAGTAATGTGCCAACATCTCAGTTGTTTCTCCCTGCCCGCCCATTCCTGACCACATCCTATCctcactctctctccctgcccccccgctccATGCCCAGGGCTCCAAGCTGCCATAAATAATCATTTTCCTCCTATTGAAGCCAGGCGTGGAGATGACAGGAGCATCTGCCCCCTCCTCTCCTAGCTTACAGCCCTGCCTTTCATAAGAGGCTTGATGGCGGAGGGATCCTTCATTATCACGAGCAAGCCGAGGGTTCTTTCCTGCCCCCTGCAGTTATGATTGTACAGAGTGTGCTCAGCTGCCTTTGGAATGTCACTGTACGACtactccccagaggtggctgtatctCAGGGCTGGCTGAGCCGTCCCTAtgtggctgttccccagctgccctgcagatgtggctgcatctcagcactaaGGGAGTCGTTCCCGTGTGGCGTTATGTATGGTTGTTCCACAGCTAAACTTCCCCAGGTGTGACTGTGTCCCAGCActcgctgcccccacccctggtcCATTCCACCACATAGCTGTGCAGCAGTAGCTCTGGTTCTCGCCCAGGCGTAGTTACATGGCACCTCTCTGCTCTCCACCCCCGCAGGGAATGTGCACGTCCCCCCAGGAAAGGCAGGAGCCAAGACTATCGCGTTGGGGGTGCCCCCTTTCCTCACATGCTGCTCTCCCCACCACTTCAGGTGGCTTGAATCACTGAAGTGTCCTTCCTTGTCCCCGCTGCCTCTCTGGGCCCCTACACACCTCTCCCCCAGGAACTCACTCcacacacagctgcagagccagcggGACAGGGTGAAACGGGCCTCAGCTTTATTGATTCTCCTGGAGTGGGGGGCACAGCCCAGGTGGGATCACGGGGCAGAACTGGGTACACGGAGGaccagcacccccagccaggaacGGCAGCTCTAGCAGGAGGGGCAGCGACTTGACCCCCGCTGGTCCCAGCTGGAGGGCGCCCCCTGGATGCCCTCTGAGCACGCCGGGTGCCATCAGGGGATGCCCAGTGGGATGGTGAAGGACAGGTAGTCGCCCAGCTCGCCCCACCGGGCCCGGTGTGTCTGGAAGATGGTGACCCATGTGGTCAGCACGATCACCCAGAACAGCAGCCCCACAGCTGAGCGCTGGACATCTGAAAGAGACGGAGGGCTGAGTGCGGTGCCCGCCACATGTAGGTCCTGCCCTGATGGccgctccctcctgccccaataGCCCCCCAGGGCCCTGTCCCCTAGCTCAGGTCCCAATACCCTCTCCCAGTCAACTGGGCACTATCTTCCATACCCGCTAGCTGCACCCCCAATGCCCTCCTCTTGTCCCCATGGTCTACACTCAATACGCCCTCCTGCCCTCCCAGGAACCACCTGTCATGCCCCTGGTGCCTGCCCCCAAGCTCAGCTCTCACTACCCTTTCCTTGCCCCCGATACCCTTGGCACTGCTCCCATCACAGAGCCGTACCCACCCCAGCCCACTGTAGctctgtgcccagccccagccccccccacctctcAGCAGGCTCTGCCCCACTCACAACTCTTGATCTGCGGCTGCTCGGTGTAGGCGGGTGCCAGGAAGGCCTCGCGGCAGAACCACAGCACGTTGACCAGCCAGAGAAAGGGCAGAAGGGCAAAGCCGCCTGGGGAGAGGGCAGCAGAGAGGGGTCAGGCCCAGGGGAAGttgacccccaccccatcctgctcTGGAAGGCTGCCAGTCAGAGCACTGCCACTAGGAGCTCACAGCACTCCAGGCACCAGCATAGGGGTCACATGGCAGGCAGCCCCAAGGCTGGCGGAAAAACATGGCCCACTGGGTGGCTGCCATCTACACCCGCTGCTCCTCTACCCCCTGCCCCCCTAACCCTGCTCCCCAACCTACAATCCCCACTCCAGCACTCGGGCACTTGCCacatcccccctcctccccaccctgcctgccctcctctcccccccaccccagtatcTGCGCAACCACCACGCTCCCTCTCCACCtaccctgcctgccctcctctcccccccaccccagtaccTGCGTAACCACCacgccccctctcctcccaccctgcctgccctcctctcccccacatcccagtCCCTGCGTAACcaccacaccccctttcctcccaccctgcctgccctcctctcccccccaccccagtaccTGCGCAACCACCACGCCCCCTCTCCGCccaccctgcctgccctcctctcccccccaccccagtaccTGCGTAACCACCacgccccctctcctccccaccctgcctgccctcctctcccccccaccccagtaccTGCATAACCACCacgccccctctcctcccaccctgcctgccctcctctcccccacatcccagtCCCTGCGTAACCACCacgccccctctcctcccactctgcctgccctcctctcccccccatcccAGTACCTGCGTAACCACCACGCCCcgtctcctccccaccctgcctgccctcctctcccccccaccccagtaccTGCGCACCCACCACGCCCCCTCTCCGCCCACCCTGCCtggcctcctctcccccccaccccagtccctgcGCAACCACCACGCTCCCTTTCCGCCCaccctgccctcctctcccccccatcccAGTACCTGCGCACCCACCACGCCCCCTTTCCGCCCaccctgccctcctctcccccacatcccagtACCTGCGCAACCACCACGCCCCCCTCTgcccagcctgcctgccctcctctccccccaccccagtaccTGCGCAACCACCacgccccctctcctcccactctgcctgccctcctctcccccacatccAGTCCCTGCGTAACCACCACgccccctttcctcccaccctgcctgccctcctctccctcccaccccagtacCTGCGCACCCACCacgccccctctcctcccaccgtgcctgcccagtgccccctcctCTACCCCCTATCCCAGTACCTGGGCACCCACAATGCCctatctcctccccaccctccctgcctggtgtcccctctcctcctcctcctccttccccccacaactccccaaCCCAGTACCCCATCTGCCCCCCCAACTACAGGGGCCCCCACGCACCATCTCCCCCTGCAGGCTGGCGTCGTGGGCGCTGCCCACCGCCCCATGCCGGGGCCCCCCCGACTCACCCAGGTAGTATTTCCGGCACAGGTTGAGTTTCTCCTCGTTAGGGACCCGCTCCAGGTTCATGCCAGCTCCGGCCCCACGGGCAGCTGGGGGGAGGAACAATGGGGTCAGCCTAGGGGTCCACACACCCCTCGCCCCACTGaggagcccaaagcacccccCTCCCGTGCAGCCCCCACTTCTGGGGACCGGGAGCCTAGCGCGCCCCCGTGTGAAGCCCCCCCCACCGCACTGGGGACGGGAGCCCAGGGAGCCCCCCCGCACTGGGGACCGGGAGcccagggagccccccccccccgcactggggACCGGGAGCCTAGCGCGCCCCCGTGTGAAGCCCCCCCCACCGCACTGGGGACGGGAGCCCAGGGAGCCCCCCCGCACTGGGGACGGGAGCCCAGGGAGCCCCCCCGCACTGGGGACCGGGAGcccagggagccccccccccgcactggggACCGGGAGCCTAGCGCGCCCCCGtgtgaagcccccccccccgcactggggACCGGGAGCCCAGGGAGCCCGCCCCCCCGCACTGGGGACCGGGAGcccagggagccccccccccccgcactggggACCGGGAGCCTAGCGCGCCCCCGTGTGAAGCCCCCCCCACCGCACTGGGGACGGGAGCCCAGGGAGCCCCCCCGCACTGGGGACCGGGAGCCCAGGGAGCCCCCCCGCACTGGGGACCGGGAGCCTAGCGCGCCCCCGtgtgaagcccccccccccgcactggggACGGGAGcccagggagccccccccccccgcactggggACCGGGAGCCTAGCGCGCCCCCGTGTGAAGCCCCCCCGCACTGGGGACGGGAGCCTAGCGCGCCCCCGTGTGAAGCCCCCCCGCACTGGGGACGGGAGCCTAGCGCGCCCCCGTGTGAAGCCCCCCCCGCACTGGGGACGGGAGCCCAGGGAGCCCCCCCCGCATTGGGGACCGGGAGCCTAGCGCGCCCCCGCGTGAAGCCCCCCGCACTGGGGACAAGAGGCCTGCCTGCCCCCACCGAAGCACTTACTCGATCACCTGAGCCCGGCCTAGCGCATGCGCCTGCCTTGCTGCATGCCGGGCGTTGTAGTCCCGAGATCGGTTCCGGCCCGCGGTGCATGTTGGGGGCCGTAGTCCTCCTTCACGATACAATAGGGCGAGCCGCCATCCTGCCGCGGTGCATTCTGGGAGCTGTAGTCTCGTTCTCTGGCGGGACTGGGCAGGGCGCGCTCCCCGCTGTCCCTCTGGTCTCGTCGGTCCCCACGAGCGCGAGGCTCAGGATGGCGCCAGGCGGGGATCCCGGCCAGAACTGGTTTTCGCTACTAGGGGtggggactacaactcccagcatgccccgggGCGAGGGTCAAGGCTGGCAACGGGTTAGAGGTCAGCTGGACCTCAGCTGGgagccggactcctgggttcctttcccgacttttttttttttgagggggggtctagtggttagagcagggcggggctgggagcccggactcctggattctatccccGGTTTGGGAGGAAACAAAATCCGCAGCTAATTCCAATTTCAAATCACAGGCCCAGGCCAGGTCCCGGCTGCCTTGTCCATCGGCGTGGGGCTGCCAACATTGCATTTAAAAACAGGGgcttgtttcccccaccccctcccaaaatcAGCATTGTTATTAATTAACACGTTCGCCCGGGGGATTCCAGGCTGCTCCGACCTTCTTGTACAGCGAGGAAGAAACAAGGGACGTCCCTTGTAAGAAGGGGCTGTTGGCAGGCCTCGTTGTGGGGCCCGACCCACGGGGCGGCAACACCTTCGCAAGCCAAAGGCTGTATTACGTCAAGCCTGGAGTCTTTCTTTCCCTACCTTGAGCGATGTCCTGTGTTtatccccatcccctcctccgATTCGTCACAGAGCAATAGTCATGACCAAATTCCCCATTACACGCTGGAGCAGGGAACATGTCTCTCTGCCTATTAGCAACAACAAAGCTACTAATCTTATCACTGGACAAGCGCTTCCCTAGTTTGCCCTGCTTGTGCTTTCAGTGCCCTGTCCTCAAGTCAGGGTCATCCCAAAAACACAGTAGCAGGATCTTTAGCACACCAAGAAGGCTGCCTTTGCGCTCTCTCCTGAAAGGGTCATCAAAGGTCTTATCAACCACACTAACCACTATGCCAACAAGTCAATTGTTTATATACAACACGTTAAATGCACTTAGGCCTTTACCCTCTTTACCTAATAGCTGTTTCATGTAcatacaacatcccctggcagtgagttccaaaAGTTGACTGTATTTTGTGTGAactactttcttttgtttgttttaaatctgctgcctgtcaATCTCATCAGgggacccctagttcttgtgatcTGTGAAGGGATAAACAACAcctccctagtcactttctccacacttaTGCTtagtagacctctatcatatcccccctgagttgtctcttttctaagctaaacagtcccagtctttttaattttgcctcctatggaagctgtttcatccccctcatcattttcattgcctttctCTGCAATGTTTCCAATTCTTCTGTAGCTTTGTTGAGACAGGGCGACCGGAACTGTGACCAGACTGCTTCCCAAGTCTTTCATCTTCTCTTTGCTGGCTCCTGGGTGCTTTCTTAGTCAGTGTTTGTGAAGCAGAATCAGGGTCCGA
Encoded here:
- the PSENEN gene encoding gamma-secretase subunit PEN-2, with the protein product MNLERVPNEEKLNLCRKYYLGGFALLPFLWLVNVLWFCREAFLAPAYTEQPQIKSYVQRSAVGLLFWVIVLTTWVTIFQTHRARWGELGDYLSFTIPLGIP